One part of the Oncorhynchus clarkii lewisi isolate Uvic-CL-2024 chromosome 7, UVic_Ocla_1.0, whole genome shotgun sequence genome encodes these proteins:
- the LOC139413379 gene encoding DNA-binding protein inhibitor ID-1-like, giving the protein MKVVGPTCALKSKVGSEDMVRCLADQSLSISKCKIPLLDEQMTVFLQDMNSCYSKLKELVPTLPTNKKASKVEILQHVIDYIWDLQVELDEPEKSRQQSSVPRTPLTTLNSELASITVENGCSDDRIMCR; this is encoded by the exons ATGAAGGTTGTCGGACCTACCTGCGCACTGAAGAGTAAGGTTGGCAGCGAGGACATGGTGCGGTGCCTCGCGGACCAGAGCCTGTCCATCTCCAAATGCAAGATCCCGCTGCTGGACGAGCAGATGACCGTCTTTCTGCAAGACATGAACAGCTGTTACAGCAAGCTGAAGGAGCTGGTGCCTACTCTGCCCACCAACAAGAAGGCCAGCAAGGTGGAGATCCTCCAGCACGTCATTGACTACATCTGGGACCTGCAGGTCGAGCTGGATGAACCGGAGAAGAGTCGTCAGCAGAGCAGCGTGCCCCGCACACCTCTGACCACCCTGAATTCAGAGCTGGCAAGCATCACTGTCGAG aatggaTGCTCGGATGACAGAATCATGTGCCGCTAG